In Phaseolus vulgaris cultivar G19833 chromosome 10, P. vulgaris v2.0, whole genome shotgun sequence, a single genomic region encodes these proteins:
- the LOC137819197 gene encoding uncharacterized protein — protein sequence MTLIVQVLFNGLVQVLFKGLPTTDLTNMTHGIILKPQPTCQICKKIGHTIEFFAGKGILSSVDDPLWYPDSGATHHITNNSSTYTSKNSYDGTDTVKMGNDTGYEKSYASGHS from the exons ATGACTCTTATCGTTCAGGTTCTCTTCAATGGTCTCGTTCAGGTTCTCTTCAAGGGTCTTCCAACTACCGACCTCACCAACATGACTCATGGCATTATTCTTAAACCCCAACCCACTTGTCAAATATGCAAGAAAATCGGGCATACTATTGAGTTTTTTGCTGGCAAAG GTATTCTTTCTTCTGTTGACGACCCTCTGTGGTACCCAGACAGTGGAGCCACACACCATATCACGAACAACTCCTCTACTTACACTAGCAAGAATTCTTATGACGGCACTGACACAGTAAAGATGGGTAATGACACAG GTTACGAAAAGAGTTATGCTTCAGGACATTCTTAA